A portion of the Pedobacter cryoconitis genome contains these proteins:
- a CDS encoding NAD+ synthase has product MKIALAQLNYHIGNFELNIKKIIAHIQLAKADGADLVVFAELAVCGYPPRDFLEFEEFISLCEEAGKEIAEHCTGIACIVGLPVRNEQAAGKDLYNAAYFIEEKQIKSIARKALLPNYDVFDEYRYFEPATSFECIDFKGVKIALTICEDLWNINNNPLYVSNPMDELIKENPDVMINIAASPFSYQHDDERRVVLADNAKKYNLPLLYVNQVGAQTEIIFDGGSMVFDQDGNMLDEMDYFKEQLKTYTFADGKIEGDVFVHQPMSDIAQIHDALVLGIKDYFVKSGFSKAVLGLSGGIDSAIVCALACRALGAENVMAVLMPSKYSSDHSIKDALDLVENFGCMHEVISIAEAADAFDSMMAGAFKGLPFNLTEENIQARSRGIVVMAMSNKFGYILLNTSNKSECAVGYGTLYGDMCGAIGVIGDVYKTQIYELAAYINKDEVVIPVNTIVKPPSAELRPGQKDSDSLPDYDTLDTILFQFIELKKSSKDIIAMGYEEGLVRRIIKMVNGAEFKRYQTPPILRVSPKAFGSGRRMPIVGKYLA; this is encoded by the coding sequence ATGAAGATAGCATTAGCGCAGCTGAATTACCATATTGGTAATTTTGAGCTGAACATAAAAAAAATAATAGCGCATATCCAGTTGGCTAAAGCTGATGGGGCTGACCTGGTTGTATTCGCAGAACTTGCCGTTTGTGGTTATCCTCCGCGTGATTTCCTGGAGTTCGAAGAGTTTATTTCTCTTTGTGAAGAAGCGGGAAAAGAGATTGCTGAACATTGTACGGGGATTGCCTGTATTGTCGGGTTGCCGGTCAGAAATGAACAGGCAGCGGGTAAAGATTTGTACAATGCGGCTTATTTTATAGAAGAAAAACAGATTAAATCTATTGCGCGGAAGGCGTTGTTGCCTAATTATGATGTTTTTGATGAGTATCGTTATTTTGAGCCTGCTACTTCTTTTGAGTGTATTGATTTTAAAGGAGTTAAAATTGCATTGACGATTTGTGAGGATCTTTGGAATATTAATAATAATCCATTATATGTTTCTAATCCGATGGATGAACTGATTAAAGAGAATCCAGATGTGATGATTAATATTGCCGCTTCTCCGTTTTCTTATCAGCATGATGATGAGCGCAGGGTTGTATTAGCAGATAATGCGAAGAAATATAATTTGCCTTTGTTGTATGTAAACCAGGTTGGCGCACAGACGGAAATCATTTTTGATGGTGGTTCTATGGTCTTTGATCAGGATGGGAATATGCTGGATGAAATGGATTATTTCAAGGAGCAGCTGAAGACCTATACTTTTGCTGATGGAAAGATTGAGGGTGATGTTTTTGTGCATCAGCCGATGTCTGATATCGCTCAGATTCATGATGCATTGGTGTTAGGGATCAAGGATTATTTTGTGAAGTCCGGGTTTTCTAAAGCGGTATTAGGTTTGTCTGGTGGGATTGATTCTGCGATTGTATGTGCGTTGGCTTGCCGGGCACTGGGTGCGGAGAATGTAATGGCGGTCTTGATGCCGAGCAAGTATTCTTCGGATCATTCTATTAAAGACGCACTGGATTTAGTGGAGAATTTTGGGTGTATGCACGAGGTTATTTCTATTGCGGAAGCTGCGGATGCTTTTGATAGTATGATGGCAGGTGCTTTTAAGGGTTTGCCTTTTAATTTGACGGAAGAGAACATTCAGGCGAGAAGCAGGGGAATTGTGGTGATGGCAATGTCTAATAAGTTTGGTTATATTTTACTGAATACTTCAAATAAGAGTGAGTGTGCAGTAGGGTATGGTACTTTGTATGGCGATATGTGTGGTGCGATTGGGGTGATTGGTGATGTTTATAAGACTCAGATTTATGAGCTGGCAGCATATATAAATAAGGATGAGGTCGTTATTCCCGTGAATACGATTGTTAAGCCGCCTTCAGCGGAGTTAAGACCGGGCCAGAAGGATTCTGATTCGCTGCCTGATTATGATACGCTGGATACGATCCTTTTTCAGTTTATTGAGTTGAAGAAGAGTTCTAAGGATATTATTGCGATGGGTTATGAGGAGGGGTTAGTGAGAAGGATTATTAAAATGGTGAATGGGGCGGAGTTTAAAAGGTATCAGACTCCGCCTATTTTAAGGGTTTCTCCAAAGGCTTTTGGGAGTGGGAGGAGAATGCCAATTGTTGGGAAGTATTTAGCTTAA
- a CDS encoding glycosyltransferase family 4 protein translates to MKTLILSNRVPFPPNSGYPIVVYNTMKGLLNLGVEITLFSINTNKHRVDVDDIYDPVYDQIKFHSFDLDTEVNLWGAFFNIFSNESYNVSRFYDDDAAKLLENILRENEFDIIQFEGLFVVPYLEVVKSYSKAKLIYRAHNIVFDVWERLATSERFTPRRKYLQFLARRLKIYETGQMNRFHQIFAISNPDRQSILSFGCEVGIEVFPVALDFEKYTIDLSKTSFPTLFHLGAMDWRPNKEGLEWFIEEIWPDIEKLSSELRFYVAGKSMPQHFYEYDFDNLVVEGEVFDAIDFMNSKAIMIVPLLSGSGMRVKIIEGMAMKKCIIATTYAAEGLNCENGKDILIADTADEFYRCILQCITHPNRWREIGGNARKTAERDHNLATISQRMLNVYQRLVNG, encoded by the coding sequence TTGAAAACACTTATACTTAGCAACAGAGTCCCATTTCCTCCCAACAGTGGTTATCCGATTGTAGTCTATAATACGATGAAAGGATTGCTGAACCTGGGTGTGGAAATTACTTTGTTCAGTATCAACACCAATAAACACCGGGTGGATGTGGATGATATCTATGATCCGGTTTATGACCAGATCAAATTTCATTCTTTTGATCTGGATACAGAGGTTAATTTGTGGGGTGCTTTTTTCAATATCTTCTCCAATGAGTCTTACAACGTTTCCAGGTTTTATGATGACGATGCGGCAAAATTGCTGGAGAATATCCTCCGGGAAAATGAGTTCGATATTATTCAGTTCGAGGGGTTATTTGTAGTACCCTATCTGGAAGTAGTTAAAAGCTATAGTAAAGCTAAGCTGATTTACCGGGCACACAATATTGTTTTTGATGTATGGGAACGCCTGGCAACTTCTGAACGGTTTACCCCAAGGCGTAAATACCTGCAGTTTTTAGCACGCCGGCTAAAAATCTATGAGACCGGGCAGATGAACCGCTTTCACCAGATTTTTGCCATCAGTAATCCCGACAGGCAGAGCATCCTCTCTTTTGGCTGTGAAGTAGGAATAGAAGTATTTCCTGTAGCCCTGGATTTTGAGAAATATACGATTGACCTGTCCAAAACAAGCTTCCCAACTTTATTTCACCTGGGTGCGATGGATTGGCGGCCCAATAAAGAAGGACTGGAATGGTTTATAGAAGAAATCTGGCCCGATATAGAAAAACTCAGCTCTGAGCTCCGGTTTTATGTAGCCGGTAAAAGTATGCCGCAGCATTTTTATGAATATGACTTCGATAACCTGGTGGTAGAAGGAGAAGTGTTCGATGCGATTGATTTTATGAATTCCAAGGCGATCATGATTGTGCCTTTACTTTCGGGAAGCGGGATGCGGGTGAAGATTATTGAAGGCATGGCAATGAAGAAATGTATTATTGCCACAACCTATGCCGCAGAAGGACTGAACTGTGAAAATGGAAAAGATATCCTGATTGCGGACACCGCTGATGAGTTTTACCGTTGTATTCTGCAATGTATCACCCATCCGAACCGGTGGCGCGAAATCGGCGGGAATGCCCGCAAGACAGCAGAAAGAGATCATAACCTGGCCACTATTTCACAAAGGATGCTGAATGTCTATCAGCGATTAGTAAATGGATAA
- a CDS encoding patatin-like phospholipase family protein, translating to MRKKVGLVLSGGGIRGIAHLGVLKALKNAGVTFSHISGTSAGAIVGAFYAAGIDPEHALDIFIKTRLLRFVRPSLGALGLVSIEHTEQLLMEYFPDNKIENLKIPLTIAATNFSEGKLVYFTAGHLIKAVQASSCIPGIFKPIMIDGKMYVDGGILNNFPIEPLLNNCDFIIGSSCNHLKPVDVMTNITALMSRAGLMSVNKDMEQKSAFCNLLIEPKGMGEIGTFDMKKAETIYWLAYEETLKTIQHNEAFKELIKEINTPDEDL from the coding sequence ATGAGGAAGAAAGTAGGACTTGTTTTATCGGGAGGCGGAATCAGAGGGATTGCTCACCTTGGTGTTTTAAAAGCATTAAAGAATGCAGGAGTTACCTTTAGCCATATTAGCGGAACAAGTGCGGGTGCGATAGTAGGTGCGTTTTATGCTGCCGGAATTGATCCGGAACATGCATTGGATATCTTTATTAAAACCAGGTTGTTGCGATTTGTAAGGCCATCTTTAGGTGCATTGGGCTTGGTGAGTATTGAACATACCGAGCAATTGCTGATGGAATATTTTCCGGATAATAAGATAGAGAACCTCAAGATCCCGCTCACTATTGCGGCAACGAATTTTAGTGAAGGCAAACTGGTCTATTTTACAGCAGGACATTTAATCAAAGCTGTGCAGGCTTCCTCTTGTATTCCGGGGATCTTCAAGCCGATTATGATTGATGGAAAGATGTATGTAGACGGTGGAATTCTGAATAACTTCCCAATTGAGCCTTTGCTGAATAACTGTGATTTTATTATCGGGTCTTCTTGTAATCACTTAAAGCCTGTAGACGTAATGACAAATATTACCGCTTTAATGTCCAGAGCAGGATTAATGTCTGTCAATAAGGATATGGAACAAAAATCAGCTTTCTGTAACCTCTTGATTGAGCCTAAGGGAATGGGTGAAATTGGTACATTTGATATGAAGAAAGCTGAAACCATTTACTGGCTGGCTTATGAGGAAACACTGAAAACTATTCAGCACAATGAAGCTTTTAAAGAGTTAATCAAAGAGATTAACACGCCTGACGAAGACTTATAA
- a CDS encoding porin family protein, producing the protein MKQILAGLLLTFLTTTAFAQQGADPYYGFRLGLTAHPTFGWAKPENGKGNGFSMGFSYGLLADLNFAENYSLSTGLTITTINGKTTEINPSPYYDAAAYPNPTPYDLKYKLQYLEVPLTLKLKTEKIGDVRWYGQFGLSNGFNIGARQDVSIAGKSIVEDDHIKKNTNFYRAGLIIGAGLEYDVARNTSVTTGLTFNNGFTDISSAPGRSVRNHYVGLNFGVFF; encoded by the coding sequence ATGAAACAAATATTGGCCGGACTTTTACTGACATTTTTAACAACTACTGCTTTTGCACAACAAGGAGCTGATCCTTATTATGGTTTCAGACTTGGCTTAACAGCACATCCTACTTTTGGCTGGGCTAAACCTGAAAATGGTAAAGGCAATGGTTTTAGTATGGGTTTTTCTTATGGTTTGCTGGCTGACCTGAACTTCGCAGAAAACTATAGTCTTTCAACAGGATTGACGATTACAACCATTAATGGTAAAACCACAGAGATTAATCCAAGTCCTTATTATGATGCTGCGGCTTATCCGAACCCAACACCTTACGATCTGAAGTATAAGTTGCAGTACCTGGAGGTTCCTTTGACTTTAAAGTTGAAAACTGAAAAGATAGGAGATGTACGTTGGTATGGACAGTTCGGTCTCTCTAATGGTTTTAATATCGGAGCAAGACAAGATGTATCAATTGCCGGAAAAAGCATTGTAGAAGATGATCATATCAAGAAGAATACAAACTTTTACCGTGCGGGGCTGATTATTGGTGCCGGACTGGAATATGATGTCGCAAGAAATACAAGTGTTACTACAGGATTAACATTTAATAATGGATTTACTGATATTTCTTCTGCTCCGGGCCGAAGTGTACGTAATCATTATGTGGGTTTAAATTTCGGGGTATTCTTTTAG
- the gcvT gene encoding glycine cleavage system aminomethyltransferase GcvT — protein sequence MNNTALTEKHISLGAKMVPFAGYNMPVQYEGINAEHATVRKAVGVFDVSHMGEFILKGENALDLIQRVSSNDASKLYDGKVQYAYLPNEDGGIVDDLLIYRIDEKTYMLVVNASNIEKDWNWIQKFNTQGVEMHNISDKTSLLAVQGPKAAEALQSLTDIDLASMEYYTFTKGMFAGVANVIVSATGYTGAGGFELYCDNEHAETVWNAVFEAGAAFNIKPIGLGARDTLRLEMGFCLYGNDIDDTTSPIEAGLGWVTKFTKTFTNSEALLAEKEAGVKRRLIGFEMIDRGIPRHDYEIVDAAGNVIGKVTSGTQSPSLQKAIGIGYVTKEHAKEGNEIYISIRNTSIKAKVVKFPFYK from the coding sequence ATGAATAATACCGCATTAACAGAGAAACATATTTCATTAGGAGCCAAAATGGTTCCATTTGCAGGATACAATATGCCCGTTCAATACGAAGGCATTAATGCAGAACATGCTACAGTTAGAAAAGCCGTAGGCGTTTTTGACGTAAGCCACATGGGTGAATTCATCCTGAAGGGTGAAAATGCACTGGACCTGATTCAACGTGTAAGCAGCAATGATGCTTCAAAATTATATGATGGTAAAGTTCAGTATGCTTATCTTCCAAATGAAGATGGTGGTATTGTAGATGATTTACTGATCTACAGAATTGACGAAAAAACTTATATGTTGGTTGTTAACGCTTCAAACATAGAAAAAGACTGGAACTGGATTCAAAAATTCAATACACAGGGTGTAGAAATGCACAATATCTCTGATAAAACTTCTCTATTAGCAGTTCAGGGACCAAAAGCAGCAGAAGCTTTACAAAGCTTAACTGATATTGACCTGGCTTCTATGGAATACTATACATTTACTAAAGGGATGTTTGCTGGTGTAGCTAACGTGATCGTTTCTGCAACTGGTTATACTGGTGCAGGTGGTTTTGAGTTGTATTGCGACAATGAGCATGCAGAAACTGTCTGGAATGCCGTTTTCGAAGCAGGTGCAGCTTTTAATATTAAACCAATTGGTTTAGGTGCACGTGATACTTTACGTTTGGAAATGGGTTTCTGTTTATATGGAAATGACATCGATGATACGACTTCTCCAATTGAAGCTGGTTTAGGATGGGTGACTAAATTCACTAAAACATTCACCAATTCAGAAGCCTTGCTTGCAGAGAAAGAAGCTGGTGTTAAACGTCGTCTGATTGGTTTTGAAATGATAGACCGTGGTATTCCCCGTCATGATTATGAAATCGTTGATGCAGCAGGAAACGTAATCGGAAAAGTAACTTCAGGTACACAATCCCCATCATTACAAAAAGCAATAGGAATTGGTTATGTAACGAAAGAACATGCTAAAGAAGGAAATGAGATCTATATCAGCATCCGTAATACCTCCATTAAAGCAAAAGTAGTAAAGTTCCCATTTTATAAATAA
- a CDS encoding ABC transporter permease, with product MENSKSPSERIWGRFKRNKPAVGGLLFILLLLVMGILGYLITPDQTPMANTMHLQLSNKKPGRSFQFLVISQNPDFRKVNFLEKMLYGQEAEFKSIPITGYRIAGNHLWIKEYIGDDEEAAESSIRLPVNHQSYLKQHLYQQTFWLGTDGYGRDLLSRLILGIRVSLSVGLLAVLISMSIGLSLGAMAGYFGGMTDSVVSWLMNVIWSLPSLLLVIAISFALGKGFWQIFIAVGLSTWVDVSRLVRGQVMALKEAEFVEAARALGFPTFRILTRHILPNIAGPVLVIASANFASAILLETGLSFLGFGAQPPMPSWGGMIKENYGYIVMDAAYLAILPGMAIMLTVYAFNLMAIGLSDAFKVKSPGTLV from the coding sequence ATGGAGAATAGTAAGAGTCCCTCAGAAAGAATATGGGGCAGGTTTAAAAGAAATAAACCTGCCGTTGGAGGACTCCTGTTTATTCTCTTGCTTTTGGTGATGGGTATACTGGGCTATTTGATTACGCCCGACCAGACACCAATGGCCAATACCATGCACTTACAATTAAGCAATAAAAAACCGGGCAGATCATTTCAGTTTCTGGTCATTAGTCAGAACCCGGATTTCAGAAAAGTAAATTTCCTGGAGAAAATGCTATACGGGCAAGAAGCTGAATTCAAAAGCATCCCGATTACAGGCTACAGAATCGCAGGAAACCATTTGTGGATCAAAGAATATATTGGCGATGACGAAGAAGCTGCTGAAAGCAGTATCCGGCTTCCTGTTAATCATCAATCCTATTTAAAGCAACATCTTTACCAGCAAACCTTCTGGTTAGGTACAGACGGCTATGGAAGAGATTTACTGAGCCGCCTCATTCTGGGTATCCGGGTTTCTTTATCAGTAGGTTTACTGGCCGTACTCATCTCTATGAGTATCGGTTTAAGTCTGGGGGCAATGGCCGGTTATTTCGGGGGCATGACAGATTCAGTAGTTAGCTGGCTGATGAATGTAATCTGGTCCTTACCCTCGCTGTTACTAGTAATTGCTATTTCATTTGCTTTAGGAAAAGGATTCTGGCAGATCTTTATTGCAGTAGGCTTATCTACCTGGGTAGACGTATCCAGGTTAGTCCGCGGACAGGTAATGGCGCTTAAAGAAGCTGAGTTTGTAGAAGCGGCCAGGGCATTAGGTTTTCCAACTTTCCGTATTCTTACGCGTCATATTTTACCCAACATTGCAGGCCCTGTACTGGTGATCGCCTCTGCCAATTTTGCTTCTGCCATCTTACTGGAAACCGGCCTGAGTTTTCTTGGATTCGGCGCACAGCCACCTATGCCCAGCTGGGGAGGGATGATCAAAGAAAACTACGGCTATATTGTGATGGATGCAGCTTACCTGGCGATTCTGCCTGGGATGGCGATTATGCTGACTGTATATGCTTTTAATTTAATGGCTATCGGATTAAGTGATGCCTTTAAAGTTAAATCTCCAGGTACACTGGTTTAA
- a CDS encoding ribonuclease HII: protein MLLNCFQQEFLEAGCDEAGRGCLAGPVYAAAVILPLDFVAGELNDSKKLTHKQRVALRAIIEKEAIAWAVGFVDNHEIDEINILNASFLAMHRAIEKLTVQPGFLSIDGNRFKIYPGIAHSCVIKGDGKYLNIAAASILAKTHRDEYMDNLADEYPVYQWKNNKGYPTKVHRSAALVHGLTPYHRKTFAISDPERILVVDNAG, encoded by the coding sequence ATGTTATTAAACTGTTTTCAACAAGAATTTTTAGAAGCGGGTTGCGATGAAGCTGGCAGAGGTTGTTTAGCCGGGCCTGTTTACGCAGCCGCAGTAATTTTACCGCTGGATTTTGTTGCCGGAGAACTGAATGACTCGAAAAAACTAACGCATAAACAGCGGGTAGCGCTAAGAGCAATTATAGAGAAAGAAGCAATTGCATGGGCTGTCGGCTTTGTAGATAACCATGAAATTGATGAAATAAATATCCTGAACGCTTCATTTCTGGCAATGCACAGGGCGATTGAAAAACTGACTGTGCAGCCTGGCTTTTTAAGTATCGATGGAAACCGGTTTAAAATTTATCCAGGTATTGCGCATAGCTGTGTCATCAAAGGGGATGGTAAATATTTAAATATTGCTGCTGCGTCTATCCTGGCAAAAACACACCGGGATGAATACATGGATAATCTGGCAGATGAATATCCTGTTTACCAATGGAAGAACAACAAAGGTTATCCGACTAAAGTTCACCGCTCTGCTGCTTTAGTGCATGGGCTGACTCCCTATCACCGTAAAACTTTTGCAATAAGTGATCCGGAAAGAATTCTCGTTGTAGATAATGCGGGATAA
- a CDS encoding glycosyltransferase family 2 protein, with amino-acid sequence MEVLIVVSYLSAFLTLIYLLVVAGFIRGWHKLIPFKYKQTKGSTAVSIIVAARNEADNIHRTLEALLAQDYNKALTEIIFIDDHSTDNTAEIVRSYAASGVKLISLKESQALNSYKKKAIQTAIGQSTGDLIITTDADCRMGTAWLTTIIAFYEEKRYKMISSPVAYDEEKSFFERAQSLEFLYLIGLGASTIGNKKPSTCNGANLAYEKAAFYEVGGFQGIDDLASGDDELLLHKIAARYDNHIGFLRSRDAMVYTHAKPNLGEFLQQRKRWASKSTRYKNKSIIVLGVFIWFFNVSILLNLLIGLFFFGFLKIALIQLLLKIIIEFIFLLDVTKFAKRRSLMVLLPVLNVLHVLYIIYIGIAGNSGKYNWKGRMVK; translated from the coding sequence TTGGAAGTCTTAATCGTCGTTAGTTACCTATCCGCATTTTTAACCCTCATTTATCTTCTTGTTGTTGCCGGATTTATTCGTGGCTGGCATAAATTGATCCCCTTTAAGTATAAGCAAACTAAGGGTTCTACTGCTGTTTCTATCATCGTTGCGGCACGTAATGAGGCCGATAATATTCACCGTACCCTGGAAGCATTACTGGCACAGGACTATAATAAAGCATTGACAGAAATCATTTTTATTGATGATCACTCCACAGACAATACAGCCGAAATTGTCAGGTCATACGCTGCATCGGGTGTAAAGCTGATCTCCCTGAAAGAAAGCCAGGCTTTAAATTCTTATAAGAAAAAAGCTATTCAGACGGCGATTGGACAATCGACTGGAGATTTGATCATCACCACAGATGCAGATTGCCGGATGGGAACAGCCTGGCTCACTACAATCATTGCCTTTTACGAAGAGAAACGCTATAAAATGATTTCATCGCCTGTGGCTTATGATGAAGAGAAAAGCTTTTTTGAAAGAGCACAGTCCTTAGAATTCCTTTACCTGATAGGTTTGGGAGCCTCCACAATAGGGAATAAAAAACCTTCTACCTGTAATGGGGCCAATTTAGCCTATGAAAAAGCAGCTTTTTATGAAGTTGGTGGTTTCCAGGGAATAGATGATCTGGCTTCTGGAGATGATGAGCTGCTTTTACATAAAATTGCGGCCCGTTATGACAATCATATTGGGTTTCTGAGAAGTCGGGATGCCATGGTTTACACCCATGCAAAGCCTAACCTTGGAGAGTTTTTACAACAACGTAAACGCTGGGCTTCCAAAAGCACACGCTATAAAAATAAATCTATCATTGTACTGGGTGTATTTATCTGGTTTTTCAATGTCAGTATTTTGTTGAACCTGCTTATTGGCTTGTTCTTCTTTGGCTTCCTGAAAATTGCACTGATACAATTACTGCTGAAAATAATTATAGAGTTTATATTCCTGCTTGATGTCACTAAATTCGCTAAAAGAAGAAGCCTGATGGTATTATTACCTGTATTGAATGTGCTGCATGTATTGTATATCATCTATATTGGTATTGCAGGTAACTCGGGTAAATACAACTGGAAGGGTAGAATGGTTAAATAA
- a CDS encoding 2-phosphosulfolactate phosphatase, which produces MQRKIEVCLTPALIDLYAIENSIVVVIDILRATSSMVYGIDNGAQAIIPVAQVEECMNYAGKGYLLAAERNGEVVEGYDFGNSPFSYTAEKVAGKTIVLTTTNGTKALHLARKRASQVVIGSFLNLEALCEWLKTQEKDVLLLCAGWKDQFNLEDTIFAGAVVNQLRSGFTHYDDASVAAEDLYLLAKDDLRAYIHKSSHSHRMVALNIEEDVKFCLQTNICQTIPVLEGDQLVALKTSL; this is translated from the coding sequence ATGCAAAGAAAGATAGAAGTCTGTTTGACACCTGCCCTTATTGATTTATACGCTATTGAAAATAGTATTGTCGTAGTGATTGATATTTTAAGAGCAACTTCTTCCATGGTTTATGGAATTGACAATGGTGCACAGGCGATTATCCCGGTAGCGCAGGTCGAAGAATGCATGAACTATGCAGGTAAAGGTTATTTGCTGGCAGCAGAGCGAAACGGGGAAGTAGTTGAAGGCTATGACTTCGGTAATTCCCCGTTTTCTTATACCGCCGAAAAAGTGGCTGGAAAAACAATTGTGCTCACGACTACGAACGGTACAAAAGCGCTTCATTTAGCAAGAAAGCGTGCCAGTCAGGTAGTGATCGGTTCTTTCCTGAATTTAGAAGCTTTATGTGAATGGCTTAAAACTCAGGAAAAAGATGTTTTATTGCTTTGCGCAGGCTGGAAGGACCAGTTTAACCTGGAAGATACCATCTTTGCAGGCGCAGTAGTGAACCAGCTTCGCAGTGGATTTACGCATTATGATGACGCAAGTGTAGCAGCAGAAGATCTTTATTTGCTGGCTAAGGACGATCTAAGGGCCTATATCCACAAATCATCTCACAGCCACCGCATGGTTGCACTGAATATTGAGGAAGATGTGAAGTTCTGTTTACAGACTAATATCTGCCAGACAATCCCTGTATTGGAAGGTGACCAGCTGGTTGCTTTAAAAACAAGTTTATAA
- the gldB gene encoding gliding motility lipoprotein GldB, producing the protein MNYNVKHLQIYLIFLCVATFFSCKQAGKPNVDDIKLDIKVERFDQDLYAGKNKKLAEADLMLRKKYNYFYDDYIHRMVGDRSYSDAEILTTLYKDQAYTDLNQEADSVFRDIKPIEKDLTQTFKYIKYYYPKTRIPRFISFVSGFAVQTPIGDGYMGIGLDMFLGKNSKFYSAIVKSVPLYLSQRFTPDYVVPRITETFAREELFPQKDEDHSLLAKMVENGKILYFMDKVLDDKTPDTLKIGYTAKQLEWCKTFEGNIWAYLIENKLLFETDNQKIQMYVSEAPFTPGLGVKNESAPKLGVWIGWQMVRKYMAENPRVTLQELMKEPDPQKILNGAKYKPKI; encoded by the coding sequence ATGAACTATAACGTTAAACATCTTCAAATCTATCTAATTTTTCTGTGTGTCGCCACATTTTTTTCCTGTAAACAGGCAGGGAAGCCCAACGTGGATGATATAAAGCTCGATATTAAGGTCGAAAGGTTCGATCAGGATTTGTATGCGGGAAAGAACAAAAAATTAGCAGAGGCAGATTTAATGCTGCGTAAAAAGTACAATTACTTTTACGATGACTATATCCACAGGATGGTCGGTGACAGAAGTTATAGCGATGCTGAGATCTTAACAACACTATATAAAGATCAGGCTTATACCGATCTGAATCAGGAAGCAGACAGTGTATTCCGGGATATAAAACCTATAGAAAAGGACTTGACCCAGACCTTCAAATACATTAAATATTACTACCCTAAAACCAGGATTCCCCGGTTTATCTCTTTTGTTTCCGGTTTTGCCGTTCAAACCCCTATTGGAGACGGTTATATGGGAATCGGCCTGGACATGTTTTTAGGTAAAAACAGCAAATTTTACAGCGCGATTGTAAAAAGCGTTCCTTTATATTTATCACAGCGGTTCACGCCTGATTATGTGGTACCACGGATCACGGAGACTTTTGCCAGAGAAGAACTCTTCCCTCAAAAAGATGAAGACCATTCTCTTTTAGCCAAAATGGTAGAGAATGGAAAGATTTTGTATTTCATGGACAAAGTACTGGATGACAAAACTCCGGACACCCTTAAAATAGGGTATACAGCAAAGCAACTGGAATGGTGTAAAACCTTTGAAGGAAATATCTGGGCATACCTGATTGAAAACAAACTATTGTTTGAAACCGACAATCAGAAAATACAAATGTATGTGAGTGAAGCTCCTTTTACCCCTGGTTTAGGGGTGAAAAATGAATCTGCTCCCAAACTGGGCGTATGGATAGGCTGGCAGATGGTCAGAAAATACATGGCTGAAAATCCAAGGGTTACTTTGCAGGAACTGATGAAAGAGCCAGATCCGCAAAAGATATTAAATGGGGCAAAATACAAACCCAAAATTTAA